The genomic window CGGGTTCATGAAGGCGCTCATCGGCGCCGACGACCGCATCCTGGGCTTCACCGCGTTCGGGGCGGAGGCGAGCGAGACGATGGCGGTCGCCCAGACGGCGATGCTCGGCGGCCTGCCGTACACGGCGCTCCGCGACGCGATCTTCACCCACCCGACCGCCGCCGAAGGGTTGCTCGGCCTGTTCGCCGACCCGCCCGTGGCCCCCGCGCCGTGACGGCACCCGCACCGACGCGGACGGGAGGCCGAGTTGAAGGGGTATTGCGATGACACAGAGGAGCGACCGGGAAGCCACGCCCCCTTGGGACGCCGCGCGGGTCAACCTCACCTCCAGGGAGCTCGCCCCCGGCGTGTTCGCGGTCATGCCGGACGACGTGCTCGCCAAGGACCATGTCGGCACCACGGGCGGCTTCGTGATCGGGGAGCGGGGCGTCCTCGTCGTCGAGTCGATGTTGAACGGCGATCTCGCCTCGCAGCTCATCGGGCTCGTGCGCCAGGCGACGACGAAACCGATCCGCTTCCTCGTCAACACGAGCTACCACGGCGACCATGCCTACGGGAACTACCTGTTCCCGGAGAGCACCGTCATCATCCAGCATCCGGCCACCAGGCGCTACATGGAGGAGAATTTCGAGGAAGATCGCCGGTTCATGATCGGGCTCATGGGCCGGGGCAAGGGCATCGAACGCGTGCAGAAGAGGACCGCCGATGTCGCCGTCCCCGGGATGCTCAGCGTCGACCTCGGCGGCCAGACCGTCGAGGTGCACCACTTCGGGTTCGCGCAGACGCCGGGCGACCTCGTCGTATGGACGCCCGACGCCAGGGTCCTCTGGGTCGGCAACATGATCCAGGCGCCGGCACCTGCACTCCCCTGGCTCCTCGAAGGCCGGCACGGGGAGACGATCGCGACCCTGGCACGAGTGCGCGACTTCCTCCCGGACGACGCCACCATCATCCCCGGCCACGGCCGGCCGATGCGCCCCGGCGACATCGAGTTCCCGCTTCGTTACCTCCGCGAGCTCGATGACGCCGTGCGCGCGGCGATCGACGAGGGCCGATCCGTCGAGGCCACGCTGGATCTCGCCGCGATGCACGGCTATGGCGACTACAGCCTGTTCCGGTGGGCCCATACCACGGTCAACGTGCCCGCCGCCTACCGCGACCTTGCGGGGCGCGGCGGCGGAGGAGCTCAGCGTGGGGAACCCTGACGCCTGCTGAGGCGGTCGCGGTGCGTCCACGCTGCGCCCGAGCCCCCCCCAAAAAGGAATCGTTCCCCCATGCGTCAAGGCTTGCGGACCAGGTCCACGACCTGGAAGCGGCTGGGGATGTGGGTGGCGTGGGGGTCGTTGTCGAACGTGACCAGGACGCGGGCGGTCCCGGGGGCGCCGGGGGGCGTCGGGAGGATGCAGAGGCCCTCGGCCTTCTGGGCGGCCTCGAAGGTCCAGAGGCGGTCGGCGACGATCGGGGCGGGCTCGCCCCCCGCGGCGGCGATCCGCGCGTCGGGGACGAACCAGAGCGCGTTGCCGTGGAAGGCGTTGGCCGCGTCCTCGGTCGCGGTGACCACCAGGAAGCCCCTCCACGCCGGGAGGTATTCCAGCGACGTGAGCTGGCAGCGGACGCCCTCGCGGCGGCCCGGGTCGAACGCGAAGAGCCGCGTCAGCGGCAGCTCGGCGTCGGGCGAGGGGGGCGTGGTGATCTCGGCCGCGAAGACCCGGACCAGGTCGTCCGGCTGCCGCAGGCCGACCGCCAGCTCGCGGCGGGCCCGGCCGTCCGGGCCGGCCTGCTCGCGGATCGTCAGCCCCTCGATCTTCCGCTCCGCCAGCGACGCCGCCGGCAGGCCCTCGTGCTGGAGCGCCCGCAGCAACGGACCGGCGATCCGCCAGGACATCACCGAGGCGTCGTCGATCGCCACCGGCGACTCGCCGGGAGTGTCCGCCTTCAGCCGGAAGCGGACGAGCTTCTCGTGCTGCGTGCGCTCGTCGTCGGTCTTGCCCGAGTGCGAGCCGACGACGTAGAAGTTCCCGTCCGCGTCGGCCGCCATGCCCTCCCACTTGGACGACTTCGGCGTCTCGGCCGGGAACGCCGGCGAGGTGATCGGCGGTCCGACCTGCTTCCCGCTGGCGACCTCCACCACCCGCAGCGGCACCTTCTTGTCGTGCGCCACCAGCGCGAGCCGGCCGTCGCCGATCGGCTCCACGGCGGACGCCTCGATCACGTTATCGAGCGGGCCGTCGCCGGCCTTCGCCCCGGCCTCCAGGAACGGCGCCGGGAACGTGACCGGGACCACCGTGACGGCCGCGCCGTCGTCCGCATGCGCGGGCAGGGCCAGGGCCATCGCCGCGGCCGCCGCGAGGATCTTCCGCATCCGCATCCCCCTTCCGCAATCCCTGTGGTGCATTCTCAATCGATGATGCTTTGCAACGGGCGCGGACCGGCGCCCTCCGGTCGGCGCCGGCCCCTAGGGCAGGTCCACGCGGTACTCGGCCTTCCCCTCGGCGACCTCGACCACCACCCCGGACGAGCTGACGTTCTTGTACTTGGCGGGCACCCCGTCCTTCTTGCTCGTCCCCGAGACGGCGACGCGGTGCGGGCCGGCGACGGCGCCGTCCCCATCCTTGTAGCTGGTCAGGGTGAAGCTGCCGTCGGGCCCGATGGCTCCGTGGGCCTCGGTGCCGGCGGCCTCGGGCTCGAAGTTGATCACCCCGGACGTCAGGGGCTTGCCCTTGTAGGTGACGACCCCCTTGACGGGGAGCGTCGCCGTGTTGACCTCGCCGGAGCTCGAGCCGCAGCCGGAGAGGGGGAAGGACGCGGCGGCCGCGAGGGCCGCCGTCGTGAGGAGCGTGCTGAACCGTCGCATCGTGGGTCCGATCTCCGGCTGATCAATACTGGTCGGCCGAGACGACCTCGCCGCCGGCGATCGTGCCCAGGGCGCGCCAGGCGGCCGCGCTGACGGAGTCCTTGACGAAGCGGACCGAGCCGTCGCCGAAGAGGACGTTCACGCCGCCGGGGTGCCTGCTCGTCGCGGCCAGCGACATGTACGTGGGGCCGCCGTCATTCTCGTCGGTCGAGTCCCAGTCCATCTGCACCATCGAGCCGTAGCCGACCGTGCCCGTCGCGTTGTTCGAGGCCTTCACGGAGGGGTTCGGGGTCATGGCCGTCGTGACGCCCGAGTAGTACACGCCGCCGTTGCACCAGCGGGTGTGGCCGATCGGCCCGCCCGCCTTCACGCTGGTGGTCTTGGTGCCGCAGGAGGCGATCACCTCGGAGAGCGCCTGCACCGACGGGCCGCCCGGGGCGGGGACGCTCGTCGGGGTCCACGTGCCGGTCACCGAGTCGGAGGGGGGCGTCGGGGTCTTGATGCAGCTCCTCATCTGGTTGTGGCCGATGAGCCCCTCCGAGGCCATGATGGTGTTGCTCAGTCCGTCGGTGACCATCGAGATCCGGCGCGCGTAATTCGGCCCGAACATCGAGCGGTTCATCGGGCCGACCGAGTTCGTCGCCCCCCAGTTCACCGACCAGACGTACCAGTCGCCGTCGCAGGTGCCGTAGCTCGTCGTGCCGTAGCCGGTGTTGCCCATCGACGCGTCGTCGATGTGCGGGCCGGGGTCGCTCGGGCAGAAGAGGAACGACAGCGGCGTCATCGCGATCGTCACCTTGTTGGGCGGGTCGCTGTAGGTGAAGTTGAAGTTGATCGAGTTGTAGAAGCTGCCCTGCTCCAGGAACGGGGCCGAGCGGGCGAATGCGCTCCACGACGACTCGAAGGCCCACGTCCCGGGGGAGCCGGTCGCCGCCGGCACCAGGATGGTCGTCGGCGAGAAGCACGAGTTGGCGCTCTCGTAGTTCATGAACGCCAGGCCGATCTGCTTCAGGTTGTTCGTGCACTGGATCCGCCGCGCGGCCTCGCGGGCGGACTGGACGGCGGGGAGCAGGAGCGCGATCAGGACGGCGATGATGGCGATGACGACCAGCAGCTCGATCAGGGTGAAACCCCCGCGCCGGAGGGGAGCCGTGGACTTGTGCATGGACTTCCTATTGCTTGTACGAGTGAAATTCGACCCACGCGGTGTTCTGCCCCGATCAGCACGACGATCGGGTGGTAGGCACGACCGCTCATATTTCACTCATTCGCAAGGAAGAACCACGCAAGGTTCGGAGGAGATTTCGTTAAGAATCCCTCCTCCCACCCATTTCCCGGTGAGACCCGGCGGATTTTCGCATTCGGGGCGCCACGACGCGGCGTGAGCCCGACGCCTGGGGTATCGATGCCCGGGAGGGGCCGGCCCGGATCAGCGCGACGAGTCCGGCGCGAAGGAGAGATCGACGGCCGTGGTCGCGGCGACTTCCGCGTCGGGTTCCGCGTCCGCACCCGGGAGATGGGCCCCGTGCGAGGCCGGGATGCTGGCCGACACGTACGCCGCCAGCCTCGGCGTGAAGACCACGACGGCCAGGAGGACCGCGATCAGGAGGGCCCACTCCAGGAGGTCAATGAGCTGCCGCATGGCTCCACTCTCCTTCCCATGCCCGGAACGCCCCGGGCCGGCCGGCGGGTACCGGCCCTCCGGAGGCCGGTGTCGTCTCGCATATCCGACGCGTCTCCTGATCCCCGAAGTGAGGACTGCCGGCATCGTTCCCTCGGGCCGGCGGTCCGCCTCCCATACACTAGGATCCGTTTGATGTGACCCGGTTTCACGCCGTCATCGCTCGGGATAGCAAATCCTGCGCCGCGGCTTTGGGGACGGGCTCATCACCAGACCCTCCACGGCTCGGAGGCGGGCTCGCCCCCTCGCCCACGCCCGGCCGCTCGGGAGATTTCAGAGTCTGTCCCATAAGCAACGCTTCCTGCAATCCCTCTCAAGAAGGCGAGCCGATCCCGGTTCTCCCCCTTACGAAGGGGGAGCCAGAGGGGGTGTATTGATCCGGGCCGAGGCGATCGAAATCGCCCCCCTGTATCCCCCCTTCGTAAGAGGGGAAGCGGATCCGGACCTTCCTCTAGCCGGAGGCTGGTCGCGACGAGACGCTGCTTGGGGGAACAGGACTTGTGGGACAGTCACTCAGTCGAAGGGCGTGAGGGTCATGAGGGGGGGCGGATGGTGGGGGAGGTACTTGCGGACGAGCGTGGCGAGGAGGTCCCACTCGATGGGCTTGGCGAGGCAATCATTGCACCCGACCA from Aquisphaera giovannonii includes these protein-coding regions:
- a CDS encoding MBL fold metallo-hydrolase — translated: MTQRSDREATPPWDAARVNLTSRELAPGVFAVMPDDVLAKDHVGTTGGFVIGERGVLVVESMLNGDLASQLIGLVRQATTKPIRFLVNTSYHGDHAYGNYLFPESTVIIQHPATRRYMEENFEEDRRFMIGLMGRGKGIERVQKRTADVAVPGMLSVDLGGQTVEVHHFGFAQTPGDLVVWTPDARVLWVGNMIQAPAPALPWLLEGRHGETIATLARVRDFLPDDATIIPGHGRPMRPGDIEFPLRYLRELDDAVRAAIDEGRSVEATLDLAAMHGYGDYSLFRWAHTTVNVPAAYRDLAGRGGGGAQRGEP
- a CDS encoding DUF1559 domain-containing protein, with amino-acid sequence MHKSTAPLRRGGFTLIELLVVIAIIAVLIALLLPAVQSAREAARRIQCTNNLKQIGLAFMNYESANSCFSPTTILVPAATGSPGTWAFESSWSAFARSAPFLEQGSFYNSINFNFTYSDPPNKVTIAMTPLSFLFCPSDPGPHIDDASMGNTGYGTTSYGTCDGDWYVWSVNWGATNSVGPMNRSMFGPNYARRISMVTDGLSNTIMASEGLIGHNQMRSCIKTPTPPSDSVTGTWTPTSVPAPGGPSVQALSEVIASCGTKTTSVKAGGPIGHTRWCNGGVYYSGVTTAMTPNPSVKASNNATGTVGYGSMVQMDWDSTDENDGGPTYMSLAATSRHPGGVNVLFGDGSVRFVKDSVSAAAWRALGTIAGGEVVSADQY